One Pseudoliparis swirei isolate HS2019 ecotype Mariana Trench chromosome 4, NWPU_hadal_v1, whole genome shotgun sequence genomic window carries:
- the hypk gene encoding huntingtin-interacting protein K, with amino-acid sequence MAAEGDVDLDLEADENCTGKPAEKPRKHDSGAADLERVTDYAEEKEISSSDLETAMSVIGDRRSREQKAKQERERELAKVTIKKEDVELIMSEMEISRSVAERSLREHMGNVVQALVALTH; translated from the exons ATGGCGGCCGAGGGAGACGTCGATTTGGACCTCGAAGCCGACGAGAACTGCACCGGGAAACCGGCGGAAAAGCCCCGGAAACATGACAGCGGGGCCGCGGACCTGGAGAGAGTCACGGACTACGCGGAGGAGAAGGAAATCTCCAGCTCCGACTTGGAAACG GCCATGTCGGTGATCGGAGACCGAAGGTCACGAGAACAGAAAGCCAAACAAGAGAG AGAAAGAGAGTTGGCCAAAGTCACCATCAAGAAAGAGGACGTGGAATTAATA ATGTCAGAGATGGAGATCTCCCGGTCGGTGGCAGAGCGCAGCCTGAGGGAACACATGGGCAACGTGGTGCAGGCGCTGGTGGCGCTGACCCACTGA
- the mfap1 gene encoding microfibrillar-associated protein 1 — protein MSSREVLNMKLPPIQSTAGAVPVRNEKGELSMEKVKVKRYVSGKRPDYAPMESSDEEDEDFQFVKKGKEAEAELELEEEDVSDPRLKRLLNRVSEDVEERLARHRQIAEPEVVAESSDDSDEGTWHPELQEESSDEEEEEEEEEVDDEEIERRRSMMRQRATERKSDDMEVMEVEEEGKSGAESESESEYEEYTDSEDEAEPRLKPVFIRKKDRVTVAEREVEELKQRELDAEAKKQVEERRRYTLKIVEEEAKKEFEENRRTLLALDSLDTDGENEEEEYEGWKVRELKRIKRDRETREVMEKEKAEIERFHNLTEEERRAELRNSGKQVTNKASKGKYKFLQKYYHRGAFFMDEEENVYKRDFSAPTLEDHFNKTILPKVMQVKNFGRSGRTKYTHLVDQDTTSFDSAWAQESAQNSKFFKQKAAGVRDIFDRPTVKKRKT, from the exons ATGTCGAGCCGCGAGGTCCTCAACATGAAGCTGCCTCCCATCCAGTCCACGGCCGGGGCGGTTCCGGTCCGGAACGAGAAAG GGGAGCTCTCCATggagaaggtgaaggtgaagcgCTACGTGTCGGGGAAGCGGCCCGACTACGCGCCGATGGAGTCGTccgacgaggaagacgaggacttCCAGTTTGTGAAGAAGGGCaaggaggcggaggcggagcttgagctggaggaggaggacgtgtcCGACCCGCGTCTCAAACGTCTGCTCAACCGCGTGTCCGAGGACGTGGAGGAGAG GCTGGCGAGGCACAGGCAGATCGCCGAGCCGGAGGTCGTCGCCGAGAGCAGCGACGACTCCGACGAAGGCACGTGGCACCCGGAGCTCCAGGAGGAGagcagtgatgaagaggaggaggaggaggaggaggaggtggatgacGAG GAAATTGAGAGGCGGCGGTCGATGATGCGCCAGCGAGCCACCGAACGGAAGAGCGACGACATGGAGgtcatggaggtggaggaggaggggaagtcgggggcggagtcagagtcagagtccgAATACGAAGAGTACACCGACAGCGAGGACGAAGCCGAACCTCGACTGAAACCGGTCTTCATCCGCAA GAAGGACCGAGTCACGGTGGCGGAGCGCGAAGTGGAGGAGCTGAAGCAACGGGAGCTGGATGCCGAGGCCAagaagcaggtggaggagcggcggcgctACACCCTCAAGatcgtggaggaggaggccaagAAGGAGTTCGAGGAGAACCGGCGCACGCTGTTAGCGCTGGACTCTCTGGACACGGACggagagaacgaggaggaggagtacgAAGGCTGGAAGGTCCGCGAGCTGAAGCGCATCAAGAGGGACCGCGAGACGCGGGAAGT catggagaaggagaaggcgGAGATCGAGCGGTTCCACaacctgacggaggaggagcgccGCGCCGAGCTGCGCAACAGCGGCAAGCAGGTCACCAACAAGGCCAGCAAGGGCAAATACAAGTTCCTCCAGAAGTACTACCACCGAGGAGCCTTCTTCATG gatgaggaggagaacgtGTACAAGAGAGACTTCAGCGCTCCGACtctggaggaccacttcaacaAAACCATCCTACCCAAAGTCATGCAG GTGAAGAACTTCGGGCGCTCCGGCCGCACCAAGTACACCCACCTGGTGGACCAGGACACCACGTCCTTCGACTCGGCCTGGGCCCAGGAGAGCGCCCAGAACAGCAAGTTCTTTAAGCAGAAGGCGGCGGGCGTGAGGGACATCTTCGACCGGCCCaccgtgaagaagaggaagacttAG
- the hddc3 gene encoding guanosine-3',5'-bis(diphosphate) 3'-pyrophosphohydrolase MESH1, protein MNSDAVLLLETINFAAEKHRNQRRKDPEATPYINHPIGVARILSHEGGVTDIEVLQAAVLHDTVEDTDTSLAELEAAFGPIVARIVEEVTDDKRLPKQERKRQQVEHAPLCSRQAKLVKLADKLYNLRDLNRSTPAGWTAERVQEYFVWAREVVRGLRGTHSALEEKLEELFRLRGVQL, encoded by the exons ATGAATTCAGACGCGGTTTTATTGTTAGAGACGATTAATTTCGCGGCAGAGAAGCATCGTAACCAGCGGCGTAAAGACCCGGAAGCGACGCCGTACATTAACCACCCCATCG GAGTGGCGAGGATCCTGAGCCACGAAGGAGGCGTCACAGACATCGAGGTTCTACAG gccgCTGTGCTCCACGACACCGTGGAGGACACGGACACCTCGCTGGCGGAGCTGGAGGCGGCGTTCGGGCCCATCGTGGCTCGTATCGTCGAGGAGGTGACGGACGACAAGCGGCTGCCCAAGCAGGAGAGGAAGCGGCAGCAGGTGGAACACGCGCCGCTCTGCAGCCGCCAAGCCAAGCTGGTCAAACTGGCCGATAAACTGTACAACCTGAGGGATTTGAACCGCAGCACACCGGCCG GCTGGACAGCCGAGCGAGTGCAGGAGTATTTTGTGTGGGCCCGCGAGGTGGTGAGAGGCCTGAGAGGAACCCACTCAGCgctggaggagaagctggaggagcTGTTCAGACTGAGGGGGGTCCAGCTCTGA